In a single window of the Nitrospirota bacterium genome:
- a CDS encoding thiolase family protein, whose protein sequence is MPTNAYVLDTSMIRFFKYPDRSVRELAQQAVLPLLRRWKFRGQDLDAVVFANSGWEAIEGQACIRGEVALRGIGIEGMPIINVENACASGSTALHVAYHRILAGASDLVLVIGAEKVSHPNPLLQMVGFIGGMDVHELPRTLEDTKTWIHRQGLDKVPARPTPQPNGNRKRRPSTLAEALWAALTIRVRYGPELFRTLRKAAGGGAKGGLGGSDRSPFMDVYAVAARHHMKKHGLTQRQLAVVASKNRRHGSLNPLAQMRVPLSVDEVLREKDISYPLTRPMCAPIGDGAAAALLCSERFLSRSGGNGPRVRVRSSVLVSGTHRAIDEGEDLAQRAAHKAFQEAGIGPQDISLAELHDATAYGEIHHSETLGLCPPGGGGELAESGATALGGRIPLNTSGGLESRGHPIAATGVAQLHEVFEQLTGRAGNRQVRNARFALTENGGGNIGFEEAALTIHIYEREN, encoded by the coding sequence ATGCCGACAAACGCCTACGTGTTGGATACCTCGATGATCCGTTTCTTCAAGTATCCGGACCGTTCGGTTCGGGAACTGGCACAGCAGGCCGTTCTGCCGCTCCTCCGGCGCTGGAAATTTCGGGGTCAGGATCTGGACGCCGTCGTTTTCGCCAACTCGGGATGGGAAGCCATTGAGGGACAGGCCTGCATCCGCGGAGAGGTGGCCCTCCGCGGCATCGGCATTGAAGGCATGCCCATCATCAATGTGGAGAACGCCTGCGCTTCCGGCTCCACCGCCCTCCACGTTGCGTATCACCGCATCCTTGCCGGGGCATCGGACCTCGTCCTGGTCATCGGCGCCGAAAAAGTCTCTCATCCGAATCCCCTGCTCCAGATGGTTGGCTTCATCGGCGGGATGGATGTACATGAACTTCCCCGCACTCTCGAAGATACGAAGACGTGGATTCACCGGCAGGGGTTGGACAAAGTTCCTGCCCGCCCGACCCCGCAGCCGAATGGAAATCGAAAACGTAGGCCGTCGACACTCGCGGAAGCCTTGTGGGCCGCGCTCACCATCCGCGTACGATACGGCCCGGAGCTTTTTCGAACCCTCCGCAAAGCCGCAGGCGGTGGGGCGAAGGGAGGGCTCGGCGGTTCCGACCGGTCCCCGTTCATGGACGTCTACGCAGTCGCCGCCCGTCACCACATGAAGAAGCACGGACTCACACAGCGGCAATTGGCCGTGGTGGCCTCCAAGAACCGGCGACACGGCAGTCTGAACCCGCTGGCTCAAATGCGGGTTCCGCTTTCGGTCGATGAGGTGCTGCGCGAAAAAGACATCAGCTACCCTCTGACGCGCCCGATGTGCGCGCCGATCGGCGACGGCGCCGCGGCCGCGCTGTTGTGCAGTGAACGTTTCCTCTCCCGGTCAGGCGGGAACGGGCCCCGCGTACGTGTGAGAAGCTCGGTGCTCGTGAGCGGAACCCATCGCGCGATCGATGAGGGAGAGGACCTCGCTCAGCGTGCCGCCCACAAGGCGTTTCAGGAGGCCGGAATCGGTCCTCAAGACATCAGCCTAGCCGAACTCCACGATGCCACGGCGTACGGCGAGATCCACCACTCTGAAACGCTGGGTCTCTGTCCCCCGGGCGGAGGGGGCGAGCTGGCCGAAAGCGGCGCGACCGCTCTTGGCGGGCGCATTCCTCTCAACACCAGCGGCGGCCTCGAAAGCCGCGGCCACCCCATCGCAGCGACCGGAGTCGCCCAACTCCACGAAGTGTTCGAACAACTCACGGGTCGTGCCGGGAATCGACAAGTACGGAACGCTCGATTCGCCCTCACGGAAAACGGGGGCGGCAATATCGGCTTCGAAGAGGCCGCGCTGACTATTCACATTTACGAGCGGGAGAATTAG
- a CDS encoding saccharopine dehydrogenase NADP-binding domain-containing protein — protein sequence MADTPRVFVYGATGYTGRLTCNELKRRGIPFTMGGRSLERLEAFRTELRDPSIRLAAAQHTERALTQAFKDHAVVINITGPFSLLGETVVRAALNAGSHYLDTTGEQDFMLLVKERYGKRAAEEKRVIVNANSWYYSLGEAAAHALRERYPHLDRYTVLYAPEGDPTVASSKSLLRVARRPGFSFIDGKLDPNPLSKIEPVMVPGEVRPRPAIVMPGGEALHFASEPGIKIVRTYMASEILPSTLPFMRLWARMSKVFGRALDPIGDKMVEWVRKTPPPETSEKTRYVVLAAGEGDHDRKISVLLGSRPYVVTGLLGGWASERLISGRHKRTGVISTAQAFGAAETIAELKTLDVTHKILD from the coding sequence GTGGCTGACACTCCAAGAGTTTTCGTCTACGGCGCCACCGGCTACACCGGTCGCCTCACCTGCAATGAACTGAAGCGCCGGGGGATCCCCTTCACAATGGGCGGAAGAAGTCTGGAACGGCTGGAAGCTTTCCGAACCGAATTGCGCGATCCTTCCATCCGCCTCGCCGCGGCGCAACACACGGAAAGGGCCCTGACCCAAGCCTTCAAGGATCACGCCGTTGTCATCAACATCACGGGGCCGTTTTCGCTGCTCGGCGAAACCGTGGTCCGCGCGGCCCTCAACGCCGGCTCCCACTACTTGGACACCACCGGCGAGCAGGACTTCATGCTCCTCGTCAAAGAGCGATACGGGAAGCGCGCGGCCGAAGAAAAGCGAGTCATCGTCAACGCCAATTCGTGGTACTACAGCCTGGGCGAGGCGGCCGCCCATGCGCTGCGCGAACGATATCCCCATCTGGACCGGTACACCGTGCTCTACGCGCCGGAAGGTGATCCCACGGTGGCCTCTTCGAAATCGCTCCTTCGCGTGGCGAGGCGACCGGGCTTCAGTTTCATCGATGGCAAGCTTGATCCCAATCCCCTGAGCAAGATTGAGCCGGTCATGGTCCCCGGCGAGGTTCGCCCCAGGCCGGCCATTGTCATGCCGGGAGGCGAGGCACTCCATTTCGCTTCGGAACCGGGAATCAAAATCGTCCGGACTTACATGGCTTCTGAAATCCTACCTTCGACCCTCCCGTTCATGCGCCTATGGGCCCGAATGTCGAAGGTGTTCGGGCGCGCCCTCGATCCCATCGGCGACAAAATGGTGGAGTGGGTCCGAAAAACTCCCCCGCCGGAGACGTCGGAAAAAACGCGCTACGTGGTGCTGGCCGCGGGTGAAGGCGATCACGATCGCAAGATCAGCGTTCTCCTCGGCAGCCGACCGTATGTCGTCACTGGCCTTCTCGGAGGTTGGGCATCTGAACGGCTCATTTCCGGGCGACACAAACGCACGGGAGTGATCTCCACGGCCCAAGCGTTCGGGGCGGCCGAAACCATCGCGGAACTTAAGACATTGGACGTCACGCACAAGATCCTGGATTAG
- a CDS encoding TetR/AcrR family transcriptional regulator — protein sequence MGRNAEKNREQREKTRTSLIEAGRKIILKKRIDRIQVRDVAREARVGVGTFYLYFNDLQSFFLEGTRQAVEEIRGEVRKARGLQDGSAESDPLQRIRRAFEIFFDAVEKNREMFLMLILRRHDAGPYGRLIRKAFSEFVQDLTEDLETASKSGFTVPLSPRLVAEALLGMSLHIAQVYAEQNGNRRWLGKKEAVDTLTALSLTGMLKEGISRG from the coding sequence ATGGGCCGAAACGCCGAGAAGAACAGGGAGCAAAGGGAGAAGACCCGGACCAGCCTGATCGAGGCCGGGCGCAAGATCATCCTCAAGAAGCGGATCGACAGGATCCAGGTGCGCGACGTCGCCCGCGAGGCGCGCGTGGGCGTCGGCACCTTCTACCTCTATTTCAATGACCTCCAGTCCTTCTTCCTGGAAGGCACGCGACAGGCCGTGGAGGAAATCCGCGGCGAAGTGCGAAAAGCGCGCGGATTGCAGGATGGCTCCGCTGAAAGCGACCCCTTGCAACGAATCCGACGGGCCTTCGAGATCTTCTTCGACGCCGTTGAGAAGAATCGCGAAATGTTCCTGATGCTGATCCTCCGACGGCATGACGCAGGCCCGTACGGCCGGCTCATCCGAAAGGCGTTTTCCGAATTCGTGCAGGACCTGACTGAAGACCTCGAAACCGCGTCCAAGTCCGGGTTCACCGTCCCCCTCTCCCCGCGACTCGTCGCCGAGGCGCTTCTCGGCATGTCGCTACACATCGCCCAGGTGTATGCGGAGCAAAACGGCAATCGTCGCTGGCTGGGAAAGAAGGAGGCCGTGGACACGCTTACGGCCTTGAGCTTGACCGGAATGTTGAAGGAGGGAATATCACGTGGCTGA
- a CDS encoding type II toxin-antitoxin system Phd/YefM family antitoxin, with translation MKSVTISALKAGLSAILRQVRRGERIIILDRREPVAEIVPFEKRGQSSEERLVREGRLRPATRRWSDLRSRPLGRSIGLGELLDSVREDSE, from the coding sequence ATGAAGAGCGTGACAATTTCGGCGCTCAAGGCGGGGCTGTCAGCGATCCTCCGGCAGGTACGACGCGGCGAGCGCATCATCATTCTCGACCGACGCGAGCCGGTGGCGGAGATCGTGCCCTTCGAGAAGCGCGGGCAGTCTTCGGAGGAGCGTCTCGTGCGGGAGGGGCGGCTCCGGCCCGCCACCCGCCGGTGGTCGGACCTTCGCTCCAGGCCCCTCGGGCGGAGCATCGGTCTGGGCGAACTGCTGGACTCCGTGCGGGAAGATTCTGAGTGA
- a CDS encoding type II toxin-antitoxin system VapC family toxin, translating into MRFYLDSSTILRAVFGEAGPTPRVGQGDQVYTSEIAEVEVFRTLDRARLAGKLTDAETAIKAKELSERLTAVRLVPVAREVIETARAGFPVPVRALDALHVATAQWLQRELGEDLRFWTHDRRQAIAALARGLNVEGVSVQ; encoded by the coding sequence GTGAGATTTTACCTCGACTCCAGCACGATCCTTCGAGCGGTCTTCGGGGAGGCGGGGCCCACGCCTCGAGTGGGCCAGGGTGATCAGGTTTACACGTCTGAGATTGCCGAGGTCGAAGTCTTTCGTACCCTTGACCGGGCCCGGCTTGCGGGCAAGCTCACCGACGCGGAGACGGCCATCAAGGCCAAGGAACTGTCCGAACGGCTCACGGCGGTTCGGCTCGTGCCGGTCGCACGGGAAGTGATCGAAACCGCGCGCGCCGGCTTTCCGGTGCCGGTGCGGGCGTTGGACGCCCTTCACGTCGCGACGGCCCAGTGGCTCCAACGTGAGCTTGGCGAAGATCTCCGGTTTTGGACCCACGACCGCCGTCAGGCCATCGCGGCGCTCGCGCGCGGCCTGAACGTCGAGGGGGTCAGCGTGCAATAG
- a CDS encoding putative toxin-antitoxin system toxin component, PIN family codes for MRVVLDTNIYVSAYISTLGNPRKVYDGGKQRRFETFWSPFIRDELRRVWIEKFGLSEPFLTERLRSISAWAQMVEPTETLDVVKESPDDNRILECAVAAHADYLVTGDKAHLLPLGTLRNTRIILPDTFIREVHKVRGG; via the coding sequence CTGCGCGTCGTTCTCGACACGAATATCTACGTTTCGGCCTACATCTCTACACTCGGCAATCCCCGCAAGGTGTATGACGGCGGAAAGCAGCGGAGATTCGAGACCTTCTGGTCGCCCTTCATCAGAGATGAACTCAGGCGGGTGTGGATTGAGAAGTTCGGGCTATCGGAGCCGTTCTTGACGGAGCGGTTGCGCTCCATCTCGGCGTGGGCGCAGATGGTCGAACCGACCGAAACGCTGGACGTCGTGAAGGAGAGCCCTGACGACAATCGAATACTTGAATGCGCGGTGGCTGCGCACGCCGATTACCTCGTGACAGGCGACAAGGCGCACCTTCTTCCGCTTGGAACACTCCGAAATACGCGAATCATCTTGCCCGATACGTTCATACGAGAGGTCCACAAGGTGCGTGGCGGGTAG